Proteins from one Deltaproteobacteria bacterium genomic window:
- a CDS encoding ABC transporter ATP-binding protein, translating to MDNKAIVETMDLTKKYGHHFAVDQLNFHIRQGEIFGFLGPNGAGKTTTLLMLLGLCQPSGGSARVCGKNPSKNPLKVKRLVGYLPENVGFYSDLDALQTLNYIAELNGIAREEIDTRIRQCLQTVGLAEETYSKKVGTYSRGMRQRLGIAEVLMKNPEVLFLDEPTSGLDPDGALRLIELIKTLNQERNITVLLSSHNLQQVQKICHRVGIMIGGRMVAQGSIDDLAREKFGVGREKYTLEEIYMKYFQEV from the coding sequence ATGGACAACAAAGCAATTGTTGAGACTATGGATCTCACCAAGAAGTATGGCCATCACTTTGCGGTGGATCAGCTGAACTTTCATATTCGGCAAGGTGAGATCTTTGGCTTTCTGGGGCCAAATGGTGCAGGCAAGACAACCACGCTGCTCATGCTTCTCGGTCTCTGCCAACCTTCGGGGGGAAGCGCACGAGTGTGCGGTAAGAATCCCAGCAAGAATCCTCTTAAGGTGAAGCGGCTGGTTGGTTATCTTCCAGAGAATGTCGGCTTTTACAGTGATCTGGATGCGCTGCAGACTCTCAACTACATTGCCGAGCTCAATGGCATAGCAAGAGAGGAGATTGACACCAGGATACGTCAATGTCTGCAGACCGTTGGGCTTGCCGAGGAGACCTACAGCAAGAAGGTGGGAACTTATTCCAGAGGGATGAGGCAAAGACTCGGTATCGCCGAAGTTCTCATGAAGAATCCCGAGGTGCTCTTTCTAGACGAGCCCACCTCGGGTCTGGATCCAGACGGCGCCCTGCGACTTATCGAACTCATTAAAACTTTGAACCAGGAAAGAAACATTACGGTGCTTCTTTCTTCGCACAATCTGCAGCAAGTACAGAAAATTTGCCACCGAGTGGGCATCATGATTGGCGGCAGGATGGTGGCTCAAGGCTCAATCGATGACCTCGCCAGAGAAAAATTCGGCGTCGGTCGAGAAAAATACACCCTGGAAGAAATTTACATGAAGTACTTTCAGGAGGTCTGA
- a CDS encoding ABC transporter permease subunit produces MKGLLAVYRKELADQFSSYRFMILFALIAMVSLITTYMAGISLRESLEGTVKPKFVFLMLFNTTGALFSLVQFVAFFGPLIGLVMGFDAINRERAQGTLIKIISQPIYRDAVINGKFLAGVTTITIMLAAIVLTITGFGLTLLGIVPGVEELARLLIYLIISICYISFWLGVAILFSIVFKSVATSALAAVALWIFLSFFVSLGASVLANAVASSHDNNQASTELLLKRAKLKENISLLSPMVLYSNASATIIDPMRNTTKSLVLMGPLERLSSSRFQNPLSLDQSVLVVYPHLVALVAITLLCFAISYLVFMTQEIRS; encoded by the coding sequence ATGAAAGGCCTGCTTGCAGTGTACCGCAAAGAACTGGCGGACCAGTTCAGCAGTTACCGATTTATGATTCTTTTTGCACTGATTGCCATGGTCAGTCTCATCACCACTTACATGGCAGGAATAAGCCTCAGGGAGAGTCTCGAGGGAACTGTCAAGCCTAAATTTGTCTTTCTCATGTTGTTCAATACTACTGGGGCGCTTTTTTCTCTGGTCCAGTTTGTCGCCTTTTTCGGACCGCTCATCGGCCTGGTCATGGGCTTCGATGCCATCAACAGAGAACGGGCCCAGGGGACTCTCATCAAGATTATATCTCAACCCATTTATCGTGATGCTGTCATCAATGGCAAGTTCCTTGCCGGGGTGACAACCATCACGATCATGCTGGCAGCCATTGTGCTGACGATCACCGGCTTTGGTCTGACACTTCTGGGAATCGTTCCGGGAGTGGAAGAATTGGCCAGGTTATTGATCTACCTGATCATCAGCATCTGTTACATCTCATTCTGGCTCGGGGTGGCAATTCTTTTTTCCATTGTCTTCAAAAGCGTTGCCACCTCAGCACTCGCTGCCGTTGCTCTGTGGATTTTTCTTTCCTTCTTTGTTTCCCTGGGAGCCAGCGTTCTGGCAAACGCCGTTGCCAGCAGCCATGACAACAACCAGGCAAGCACTGAACTTCTTCTGAAAAGGGCCAAGTTGAAGGAAAACATCTCACTATTGTCCCCCATGGTGCTCTACTCCAATGCTTCGGCCACCATTATCGATCCCATGAGAAATACCACCAAAAGTCTGGTGCTCATGGGACCTCTGGAGAGGCTTTCCTCTTCCCGTTTTCAGAATCCTCTTTCACTGGATCAAAGTGTGCTGGTGGTGTATCCTCATCTGGTGGCCCTGGTGGCCATTACCTTGCTTTGTTTTGCAATCTCCTATCTGGTATTTATGACACAAGAAATTCGCAGCTGA
- a CDS encoding ABC transporter ATP-binding protein yields MIEAKHLRKHFGKTLAVDDISFKVERGEVLGFLGPNAAGKSTTMRMLTGFLTPTSGTAVVGGEDIVRSSLAARKKLGYLPENAPVYPDMTVTGFLDFVAEIRGLTGATRKKRVAEIIEQCFLSEVRFQTINTLSKGFKQRVCFAQSIIHDPEYLIMDEPTDGLDPNQKHEVRAMIRQMARAKTIILSTHILEEVEAVCSRAIIIAHGKILADDTPAGLRRRSPLHGSVCFTVETAQKELTLQRLQEASAIKMVQVLNEEEKMLQARVYPQDAALPVVDLVAEIITGTGGKLQSFRVEEGRLDEVFRLITQEASGEERK; encoded by the coding sequence ATGATCGAAGCAAAACATCTTCGCAAGCATTTCGGCAAGACCCTAGCTGTTGACGACATCTCCTTCAAGGTGGAGCGGGGAGAGGTTCTGGGGTTCCTCGGTCCCAATGCTGCCGGCAAATCCACCACAATGAGAATGCTTACTGGTTTTCTCACCCCCACCTCGGGCACTGCTGTGGTTGGCGGTGAGGATATAGTACGCTCTTCTCTGGCAGCGCGCAAAAAGCTAGGTTATCTGCCGGAAAATGCGCCGGTGTATCCTGACATGACTGTAACTGGATTTCTCGACTTTGTTGCTGAAATACGAGGTCTTACAGGCGCGACCAGGAAAAAGAGAGTTGCCGAAATAATCGAACAGTGTTTTCTCTCTGAAGTACGCTTTCAGACAATCAATACCCTGTCCAAGGGGTTCAAGCAAAGAGTGTGCTTTGCCCAGAGCATTATTCATGATCCCGAGTACCTGATTATGGATGAACCTACCGATGGTCTCGATCCCAACCAGAAACACGAGGTAAGGGCCATGATCCGGCAAATGGCCAGGGCCAAGACCATCATTCTTTCCACGCACATCCTCGAGGAGGTGGAGGCCGTCTGTAGCCGCGCCATTATCATCGCCCATGGCAAGATACTGGCAGATGATACTCCTGCAGGGTTGAGAAGACGCTCGCCACTGCACGGCTCCGTCTGCTTTACTGTTGAGACAGCGCAAAAAGAACTCACGCTGCAGAGGTTGCAAGAGGCCTCGGCAATCAAGATGGTGCAGGTTTTGAACGAAGAGGAGAAAATGCTACAAGCCAGGGTCTATCCACAGGATGCCGCCCTGCCAGTTGTCGATCTGGTTGCCGAGATTATCACCGGCACTGGAGGCAAGTTGCAATCATTCAGAGTGGAAGAAGGACGTCTTGACGAGGTCTTTCGCCTGATCACTCAGGAAGCATCCGGAGAGGAAAGGAAATGA
- a CDS encoding ABC transporter permease subunit: MRNIRTVIKRELAGYFGSPIAYVFIVIFLVMCGFFTFSLGHFYELGQADLGPFFQWHPWIYLFLVPAVAMRLWSEEKRTGTIELIFTLPTRPAELILGKFLAAWIFIAIALLLTFPLVLTVFYLGEPDPGTIFTGYLGSLLLAGAYLSVGSMTSSLTRNQVISFILSVVILLFLVLAGWPPVTDIFSGWAPRWLLEVVAGFSFVPHFVSMQRGILDLRDLVYYFSVICFMLFVNGMVLQNRRSA, translated from the coding sequence TTGAGAAACATAAGAACTGTAATCAAGCGAGAGCTGGCAGGATACTTTGGCTCTCCCATTGCGTACGTCTTTATAGTCATCTTCCTCGTCATGTGCGGCTTTTTCACGTTTTCACTTGGCCATTTCTACGAACTCGGGCAGGCCGACCTCGGTCCCTTTTTCCAATGGCATCCCTGGATCTACCTTTTCCTGGTGCCGGCCGTTGCCATGCGGTTGTGGTCTGAGGAGAAACGTACAGGTACTATTGAATTGATATTCACCCTGCCCACCCGGCCCGCGGAGCTTATTCTGGGAAAATTTCTAGCTGCCTGGATATTTATCGCCATTGCGCTCTTGCTCACCTTTCCTCTGGTGCTGACAGTGTTTTACCTGGGAGAGCCTGACCCGGGCACTATTTTCACTGGCTACCTAGGAAGCCTCTTGCTCGCCGGCGCTTATCTGAGTGTGGGAAGCATGACATCTTCTCTTACCCGCAACCAGGTAATCAGCTTCATTCTTTCGGTAGTGATCCTCCTCTTCCTGGTGCTGGCTGGATGGCCGCCGGTAACCGATATCTTTTCCGGCTGGGCCCCCAGATGGCTGCTGGAAGTGGTGGCTGGCTTCAGCTTTGTGCCGCATTTTGTCTCCATGCAGCGCGGCATCCTGGACTTGCGAGACCTAGTTTATTACTTTTCCGTCATCTGTTTCATGCTTTTCGTCAATGGCATGGTTTTGCAAAACCGCAGAAGTGCCTGA
- a CDS encoding Gldg family protein — protein sequence MEQRQLKGGYDARRTLFSVLATVVLFIILVLVNVIFSQANIRWDLTENHIFSLSPGTKHILANLKEPITIKLFVSKSNRNFPTDLKHYARRVRDFLEEYRYASNNKVQLEEYDPKVDSDEEEWAQTYGIQPMQTGTGDRIYCGLVFLCQDREEKIPLLDPNREELLEYDLTRIIHQLESPRKKVVGVLSSLPVFGSSGPLMPGQPADANPWFFITELEKSYEVRRIQLSADRIDPAIDLLLIIHPKQLSEKMQYAVDQYILAGKNSIIFVDPFCLSDNSRQQQVGFRQPSSSSLDRLFKQWGIVANTSKVLVDFDHLTRVRTQTGAVEDSPVMISARADVLNQQDIITAKLESMLFPLAGSVEKTEKSEYDFEPLIRSGKNAGLIDSFQVNFGTAALRRNFVRGDHQYNIAVRVRGKFKTAFPGGPPSAEESTDASSKEQPETSHLAEAAKPSTVIVVADADMLADRFFVHRGRFLGFPIARVFNDNLSFVANACELLTGSDDLIALRSRSKSDRPFTTVLALQSRAQERWLAKEKELAKRAEETNKKLRELQQRKNSSQKLILSPEQEAEIDRFRQEKRKIDRELKEVRKNLRADIESLGTRLKWLNILAMPIVVCFAGILFAIYRQRRMRRP from the coding sequence ATGGAACAACGGCAGCTGAAGGGCGGTTATGATGCCAGAAGGACTCTCTTTTCTGTGCTGGCGACTGTTGTGCTGTTCATCATCCTGGTGTTGGTGAATGTCATATTTTCTCAAGCAAATATCCGCTGGGACCTGACTGAAAACCATATCTTCTCGCTCTCGCCTGGCACCAAACACATCCTCGCCAACCTCAAAGAACCGATAACCATAAAGCTGTTCGTCAGCAAGAGCAATCGCAACTTTCCCACCGACCTAAAGCACTATGCCCGCAGGGTGAGAGACTTTCTGGAGGAGTACCGCTATGCCAGCAACAACAAGGTGCAGTTGGAGGAATACGACCCCAAGGTAGACTCGGATGAAGAAGAATGGGCCCAGACATACGGCATACAACCCATGCAAACTGGTACCGGTGACCGCATCTACTGCGGACTGGTGTTCTTGTGTCAAGATCGGGAGGAAAAGATTCCCCTGCTTGATCCAAATCGCGAAGAACTGCTCGAATACGATCTTACCCGGATCATCCATCAGCTGGAGTCACCCCGGAAAAAAGTGGTGGGCGTTCTCAGCAGCTTGCCGGTATTTGGCTCTTCTGGCCCGCTCATGCCTGGACAACCAGCCGACGCCAATCCCTGGTTTTTTATAACCGAGCTCGAGAAGAGCTATGAGGTCAGGCGCATCCAACTTTCCGCTGACCGCATCGACCCGGCAATAGATCTCCTGCTCATCATCCACCCCAAGCAGCTCAGCGAAAAAATGCAATACGCTGTTGACCAGTACATACTTGCCGGCAAGAACAGCATCATTTTTGTGGATCCATTCTGTCTCTCCGACAACAGCAGGCAGCAGCAGGTTGGCTTCCGGCAGCCGTCCAGTTCATCGCTCGACCGCCTTTTCAAGCAGTGGGGTATCGTGGCGAACACCAGCAAAGTTCTGGTCGATTTCGATCATTTGACCAGGGTCCGGACGCAGACGGGCGCTGTTGAAGACAGCCCGGTTATGATTTCAGCCAGAGCTGACGTCTTGAATCAGCAGGATATTATTACGGCAAAACTCGAAAGTATGCTATTCCCATTGGCAGGTTCAGTCGAGAAAACAGAAAAAAGTGAGTACGACTTCGAACCACTGATACGGTCGGGAAAAAATGCCGGTCTGATCGACAGCTTCCAGGTAAATTTCGGCACAGCCGCGCTGAGAAGAAATTTTGTGCGCGGCGACCACCAGTATAACATTGCCGTGCGCGTTCGGGGAAAATTCAAGACCGCCTTTCCCGGAGGTCCGCCCTCTGCAGAAGAATCCACAGATGCCAGCAGCAAGGAGCAGCCAGAAACGAGCCACCTTGCTGAAGCCGCCAAGCCGTCTACTGTTATTGTGGTTGCTGATGCTGACATGCTGGCAGACAGATTTTTTGTCCACAGAGGCAGGTTTCTCGGATTCCCCATTGCCAGGGTCTTTAACGACAACCTCAGCTTCGTGGCCAACGCCTGCGAATTACTTACCGGCAGTGATGACCTCATAGCACTCCGCTCACGAAGCAAGTCGGACAGACCCTTTACCACTGTGCTGGCCTTGCAAAGCCGGGCGCAAGAGCGTTGGTTGGCCAAAGAGAAGGAACTGGCCAAGAGAGCCGAGGAGACCAACAAAAAACTCAGGGAACTGCAGCAAAGAAAGAACTCCTCGCAAAAGCTGATACTCAGTCCAGAGCAGGAAGCTGAAATTGACAGGTTCCGTCAAGAAAAAAGAAAAATCGATCGTGAACTCAAAGAGGTGCGCAAAAATTTGCGGGCAGACATCGAATCGCTGGGCACCAGATTGAAGTGGCTCAACATTTTAGCAATGCCGATTGTGGTTTGTTTTGCCGGGATTCTTTTCGCTATCTACAGACAGAGGAGAATGAGGAGGCCATGA
- a CDS encoding DUF4340 domain-containing protein → MKAKSLLVMIAVLAGVAVVAFLVVQQKSPEQSTATQGRRLFADLPLNKIEAINLTAAEGSVSLARKNDLWVVASHYDYPADFNKIVNFLRTLKEAKVGRQFKASPETLERLSLQPPDSKDADKESKGLLVELLDGQGRQLAAILFGKPRKNAGTGRPGGGHYLRLPEESRVYLVDSTFSFLPREAPGWLQKRPVQVAAEEVQEVSCLSSDRKKTYYVLARTKRGEDFSLSKMTRGKMLKKITVDRLVRALSSLRIEDVQDPAQASSSLDKQFPYLLEYRLFNGITYRVYPSKTCPEKVGCLLRLQVGFSPPATNKEKKSVEESVKQTAKAADKTVAELAQEAKELNERFSKWLFVTPDWQHNSFVTDRNQLLEEAKTT, encoded by the coding sequence ATGAAAGCGAAAAGCTTGCTTGTCATGATAGCTGTACTGGCAGGTGTGGCCGTGGTGGCGTTCTTGGTAGTGCAGCAAAAATCACCGGAACAATCTACCGCGACCCAGGGCAGGCGTCTTTTTGCAGATCTGCCGCTGAACAAAATCGAGGCTATCAATCTCACAGCTGCAGAGGGCTCTGTTTCACTTGCCAGGAAAAATGATTTATGGGTTGTGGCAAGTCACTATGACTATCCGGCCGACTTCAACAAGATTGTCAATTTTCTCCGCACCTTGAAGGAGGCAAAGGTCGGTCGACAGTTCAAAGCTTCGCCAGAGACATTAGAGAGGTTGTCCCTGCAACCTCCAGACAGCAAGGATGCAGACAAAGAGAGCAAAGGTTTGCTGGTAGAGCTGCTGGATGGCCAGGGAAGGCAGCTTGCTGCAATACTGTTTGGCAAGCCGAGGAAAAACGCAGGAACGGGCCGGCCCGGCGGCGGCCACTACCTGAGGCTGCCAGAGGAGTCCCGGGTGTATCTGGTGGACTCTACCTTCAGCTTCCTCCCCAGGGAAGCCCCCGGCTGGCTACAAAAACGCCCTGTTCAGGTGGCAGCAGAAGAAGTACAGGAGGTTTCCTGCCTGAGCAGTGATAGGAAAAAGACCTACTATGTTCTGGCACGAACAAAGAGAGGGGAAGACTTTTCGCTGTCCAAAATGACCAGAGGCAAAATGCTCAAGAAAATCACTGTAGACAGGCTCGTCAGAGCGCTTTCTTCCCTGCGCATAGAGGATGTCCAAGATCCTGCGCAGGCCTCCAGCTCGCTGGACAAGCAATTCCCCTATCTTCTGGAATATCGCCTATTCAACGGCATCACCTATCGCGTCTATCCCAGCAAGACATGCCCGGAAAAGGTAGGCTGTTTGCTGCGGCTGCAGGTTGGCTTCTCGCCGCCTGCAACGAACAAGGAGAAGAAGTCTGTCGAAGAGTCAGTAAAACAAACAGCAAAGGCAGCTGACAAAACAGTAGCGGAGCTGGCTCAGGAAGCAAAGGAGTTGAATGAACGGTTCAGCAAATGGCTATTCGTCACACCAGACTGGCAACACAACTCATTTGTGACAGACCGCAACCAATTACTGGAAGAGGCAAAGACAACATAA